AAATTTTGTTCTCATTATCAAATAAATTAAACTCCGGAATATCATCAGTTAAACCAATATTGGCTTCAAAAAAAGATTCAATGTTTCCAATATCTGTCCAATATCCTTCGTATTGATAACTTAAAATTTTATGTTTATTAACCGCCTCCGGAATAATTTCTTTTCCAAAATCTTTCGTTTCAGGATTACACATTAAATCAACCAACAATGATTTATTAAAAATATAAATACCCATCGAAGCTAGGTATTTTTTACCTTTTTCGCGCATTTGATCACTTACTTCAGATTCCCATTCAGGTAATAATGAAGCATTTGGTTTTTCTATAAAAGCCTGAATACGATTTTCATGATCTGTTTTAAGGATTCCAAATTCTGGAGCATCTTTAGCATTTACAGGTAAAGTTGCAATAGAAATCTCTGCATCGGCAGCAATATGAGCTTCTAGCATCGCGTTAAAATCCATTTGATACAATTGATCACCAGATAAAATCAAGGCATGATCAAATTCATGTTTTAAAAAATGCGGCATACATTGTCGAACAGCATCAGCAGTTCCCTGAAACCACGTTGGATTATCCGGAGTTTGCTCAGCTGCCAAAATATCAACAAATGACTGACTGAAAATACTAAAATTAAAGGTGTTTTTGATATGAGCATTCAAAGATGCAGAGTTAAATTGTGTCAAAACAAATATTTTAAAAATATCCGAATTGATACAATTTGAGATTGGAATATCAACCAATCGGTATTTTCCACCAATCGGAACTGCTGGTTTTGATCTTGTTTCTGTTAATGGAAACAAACGTGATCCTTGTCCTCCTCCTAAAATAATAGCAACTACATTTTTCTTTTTAAATTTCATTTTTCTCAATTATTAGGTTGTATATCTCGATATATTCTTGGCAAACTCTTTCCCAGGAATGATCTATTGCCATTCCCTTCTTTACTATTTTATTGAAATTTATTTTATCGTCATACAACTTGACCGCACGATTTATAGAGTAACAAATATCACCAACTGAAGCCTGATCATGACAAATTCCGTTTCCATCGTCACCAAAATCAATAACAGTATCACGTAATCCGCCTGTTCTTCTCACAATTGGAACCGTTCCGTAACGCAAAGCATACATTTGATTTAATCCGCAAGGTTCAACTCTTGAAGGCATTAAAATATAATCTGAACCCGCATAAATCAAATGAGCCAATTCCTCATTATAACCAATAAAAACATTATAATTCCCATTGTAATCATTTCGTAATTGCACCAATTGTTCTTCAATTAATGAATTTCCTGAACCTAAAATTAAAATATTAATGTTTTCGAAATTTTCTGATAATGCCAATGCTGAAGCTTGCGGCAATAAGTCTCCACCTTTTTCTTCAAACAAACGACCAATAAAACTGAATAATGGTTTTGTCGGATCTAATTCAAATTGCTCACAGAGTTTTTCTTTATTCTTTTGTTTTCCTGTTTCGAAAGTTTCAATAGAATAATTTTCAGCAATCATTACATCTTTCGAAGGATCCCAAACCTCAATATCAATTCCGTTTAAAATTCCTCTTGATTTATAACGCACAGAATTAAACAATCCCTCTAATCCATTTGCGGAGATATTTATTTCGTTCAAATAACTAGGAGAAACCGTCGTTACAGCGTTTGCACATTTAACTCCAACCGCCAGAGAATTTAAAGAATTATTCCATTCTAAAAATCCAACATGAATCAAATCAAATTCCGGTAAATAATGTAATTTATCAAAACCAAACCAACCTTGATACAATCCATTATGAATTGTAATTACCGTTTTTATATTGGCTAAACTTTCATATTTATAAGCATATTTTATCATAAACGGAATTACACCAGTATGATGATCGTGACAATTAATCACATCCGGAACCGTTTTTCGTGCCAGAATCCAATCTAAAGTTGCAATTTGAAAAGATAAAAAACGCTCAATATCATCTTCATATCCATAAACATTTGGGCGATTGAACAATTCATTAATTTCTATAAGATATAATTCATAACCCAGCTTATCTGTAGTTTCTTTTAAAACACTAAACGGAAAATTAAAATTTCCCAACTTAACACTTCCCCAATGAACACATTCAAATTCATTTTCTTTTCGAAATTTAGTATCATAACAAGGTACAACAACTCTCACCTGATGACCGGCATTTGTTTGATATTTAGGCAAAGCGCCAACTACATCTGCCAATCCGCCAACCTTTGCCATTGGGTAACATTCTGCACTGATATGAAATATTTCCATGCTAAAATTTTATAATCGTATTAAATAGTAATTTGTGAATTATTTTTTTCAGTAAACATTCATTAATATGCTACTTTTATGTTTTTTAAATTTAGGAAAAAATAAACAAAACTAAGCCCTCAAAAAAAATTTATTGATATGACAAAAAAGGCAACTAATCCTATTAAATCATTAGAAATTCCTCAGTTTATAATTATATCCTGTAAAATATGCGCTTTTATTTCAACCAAATTAGTTACGTCATACGCAGCAAAGCTCTTTACCACACCAATAAAACATAAGATTCCCAAACGAGAGTTTGAGATGGATCAAAAAAGTACCCAAAAAACTGTTTACGTTCCAGCTATTAATCAAAGCGTTGTGACTTATCACTACGGACAAAGTGATCAAAAAATTCTGTTAGTTCATGGTTGGTCAGGACGAGGCACACAATTATTCAAAATAGCAGATGAACTTTTAAAAAATGGATATTCGACTATTAGTTTTGATGCTCCTGCACATGGAAAATCCAAAGGAAAAACAACAATAATGTCTGAGTTTATTGCTTCAATCTTAGAAATTGATAAGCAATATGGTCCTTTTGAAATCGCAATTGGACATTCATTAGGCGGAATGTCAGTTTTGAATGCAATAAAAGACGGGCTAAAAGTAAACAAAGCAATAGTAATAGGAAGTGGAGATATTGTTCAGGATATATTAGATGATTTTATCTCAAAACTTGGTTTAAAACAAGAAATAAGTGATCGTCTTCGTGACCTTTTTGAAGATAAATATCAAGTAAAAATGGATGATTTTTCAGCTTACAGAGCAGCACAACAAGTAAAAATTCCAGTATTAGTAATACATGATAATGACGATCCTGAAGTTTCTGTAAAAGCTGGAATTCATATTCATCAACAACTTGAAAACGGAACTTTGTATCTAACCGACGGATTAGGACATAGAAAAATACTTGGAAATCAAAATGTTATTAAAAAAATCTTAGAATTCATTAAAACTAACTAATTTTGTGATAGTTACAATTTTGATTATTAAATTCTAAAGAAAACAAAAATGGATTTATTTGGAGAAACATCTAATTGGGAAACGAAACTTGCACCAATTTTAGATAAATATAAAGGTAAAAAGCATCCTTTAGAATATCAAAATACATATCAATTATTGGTTATGGTTGTTTTATCAGCACAGGATTCTGATGCGAATATTAATAAAATTGCGCCAGCTTTATTTGAAAAATATCCCACTTTAAATAGTTTGTCCAAAACTGATCCTGAGACCTTTATTCCTTATATTAGTAAAGTTCGAAATTATCCAACCAAAGCGCAGTGGCTTTTGGAAATTGCGAAAACCATTCAAAATGATAAAGATATTCCATTAAATATGAAGGAATTGACAGCTTTGAAAGGTATTGGAAGAAAATCTGCGAATGTAATCCTTAGGGAAACTCATAAACCAGCTGAAGGAATTATTGCTGATTTACACGTAATTCGTGTGGCACCAAGAATAGGAATAATAAAAGAAGCTAAAGACGGGATTAAAGTCGAAAAAGATCTTATGCAAGTTTTACCGAAAAATATCTGGTCCGAAATTGGAATGGCAATCTCTTTTTTAGGCAGAGAAACTTGCAGACCAAAACCAAAGTGCGAAGAATGCATAATTGCCGATTCTTGCAATTATTACCTAACGGAAGTTATCTAAAAAACATTATTTCCTTCTCGTGTCAATTAGATAAATAATCTTCCAGGAATCTTTTTCTTTAAATAAAGTAAAAGTATTTACTCCGGAATGACTCAATTTATCGTTCAGATAAAATTCATAAGGAGCCCAAACATGTGCCATCGAGCCATCAATTTGAATATTGTAACTTAAAATCTTTTCATTGAACTTAAGATTAGAAGGAATAGCAGCAATAGAATTATAAAACTCTTTTGCGCTTTCATCAGATAATTTATTCCCCTTAGTTTTACTCTCACTAATCGATTGCAAAATAATCTTATCTGAACAAACCGATTTGAGTTTAATCGTGTCTTTTTGATGAAATCCTTCAAAAAATGACTCAATAGTTTTCTGAACATCTTGTTTCTGCGCATTAACAGACAATCCAAATAATAATGCAATTAATAAAACATATACTCTCATAAAAATCAAATTAAAAGATATAATTAAACACCAAACTGACTCAAATGATGCTCCAGATGTTTACTAAACATATTATTCCATTCTCCTGCGCGCAATTTCCCAAAAGAAAGAGACTCTTTTCCTTCAAATTCTTTTTCGCCTAATTCCTCCGTTTTATTAATGTAAGCAATTAAACGATCCTTTTCGATATCAAAATTCCGATCTCCTTTAATTATAAACTGTGGTGCAGTTCCATTATTTCTCGCATAAGGTTTATCATCTATCACTTTATTTTTGACAAGCAATTTTAATATAAATCTAAAAAAAGCATTAGGTTTTGGATGAATGTTGTCATAAACCATTTCGTAAGACACATTACAATGAGCAAGCATTTGCGAAACATTCATTTTTCCCCAAAGTGCTTTTGACTCTGGAGTAAGTTTATTAATTCGATTTATAAATTCATTACAAACTTCTTTATCAAAAATGTTTTTCATAATTTATTCTGGTTTAAAATTTTGGTATCGATAATGTCACAAAAATATAAAATCTAGCATAAATAAGTATTATGCTAGTAATTTAATTACTTTGCTGAGAATCTCTTTATCACAATAAGTATACGATAATTTTCAAATAAACGATTCTCAGCGCATTATATTTCCCCTTTTCTAATCAGGGTTCCCGAATAATTATGGCGTTTCCCTTTGGGTCGGGCTGACCGCTAAATCTTTTGTGATAGTAGTTTTTGCAGAAAATAAGAAGTTTAAGTCATCACAAAAGGATATCGCTCCCATCCCTAACGCACTCTGAGATAAAAAGAAGTTCATTTTTCAACAGAAAAAAGAGAAAACTATTATAAAACAAAAAACCCTATCTATTGGATAGGGTTTTCTAAAGAAAGGCGACGACATACTCTCCCACATAACTGCAGTACCATCTGCGCAGGCGGGCTTAACTACTCTGTTCGGGATGGGAAGAGGTGAGCCCCGCCGCAATAACCACCTTAAGGTCGTTAGTTGCTTTAGGCAACTTTTTAATTGTTAATTGTCAATTATAAATTGTTAATTATCAATTAAAGAATATCTTAACATACTGAGATAAAGAAACATAAAAGTATTTAGAAAGTTTCTCCCCGCACCTTGCAGTGCGGGAAAAGGGTGTACATAAGCTTACGGATTATTAGTACTACTCGACTATGACATTACTGCCTTTACATCTATAGCCTATCAACGTGGTCATCTTCCACGATCCTTAAAAGAAATCTCATCTTGTGGTGGGTTTCGCGCTTATATGCTTTCAGCGCTTATCCCTTCCAAACGTAGCTACTCTGCGGTGCCCCTGGCGGGACAACAGATACACTAGAGGTTTGTCCAATTCGGTCCTCTCGTACTAGAATCAGATCCACTCAAATTTCTAACGCCCACAGTAGATAGAGACCGAACTGTCTCACGACGTTCTGAACCCAGCTCGCGTGCCACTTTAATGGGCGAACAGCCCAACCCTTGGGACCTTCTCCAGCCCCAGGATGTGACGAGCCGACATCGAGGTGCCAAACCCCCCCGTCGATATGAGCTCTTGGGGGAGATCAGCCTGTTATCCCCGGCGTACCTTTTATCCTTTGAGCGATGGCCCTTCCATGCGGAACCACCGGATCACTATGCTCTACTTTCGTACCTGATCGACCTGTATGTCTCTCAGTCAAGCTCCCTTATGCCATTGCACTCTACGCACGGTTACCAAGCGTACTGAGGGAACCTTTAGAAGCCTCCGTTACTCTTTTGGAGGCGACCACCCCAGTCAAACTACCCACCAAGCAATGTCCCCCACAATATGGGGTTAGGCCTCAGATAAACAAAGGGTTGTATTTCAACAATGACTCCACAACGCCTGGCGACGCCACTTCACAGTCTCCAACCTATCCTACACATCATTTATCCAAGGTCAATACTAAGCTATAGTAAAGGTGCACAGGGTCTTTTCGTCCCACTGCGGGTAAACGGCATCTTCACCGTTACTACAATTTCACCGAGCTCATGGCTGAGACAGTGTCCAGATCGTTACACCATTCGTGCAGGTCGGAACTTACCCGACAAGGAATTTCGCTACCTTAGGACCGTTATAGTTACGGCCGCCGTTTACTGGGGCTTCAATTCAATGCTTCTCCGAAGATAACATCTCCTCTTAACCTTCCAGCACCGGGCAGGTGTCAGGCCCTATACTTCATCTTACGATTTTGCAGAGCCCTGTGTTTTTGATAAACAGTCGCCTGGACCTCTTCACTGCGGCCAGCTTGCGCTGGCGACCTTTCTCCCGAAGTTACAGGTCTATTTTGCCTAATTCCTTAGCCATGAATCTCTCGAGCACCTTAGGATTCTCTCCTCAACTACCTGTGTCGGTTTACGGTACTGGTACTAATTACCTGAAGTTTAGAGGTTTTTCTTGGAAGCCCTTAGGCGCACTATCTCTTTGTCCGAAGACTCCGAGTACTATCGTATTTCCCCAAGATCTGTGGATTTGCCTGCAGATCTTATAGGTAGGTACTTCAACGAACTATTCCGTCAGTTCGCGGCGCTTTCATCACTCCGTCACCCCATCACAGTAATTAGTAGTACGGGAATATTAACCCGTTAGCCATCGACTGTCCCTTTCGGGTTCGCCTTAGGACCAGACTAACCCACAGCTGATTAGCATAGCTGTGGAAACCTTAGTTTTTCGGTGTGCGGGTTTCTCGCCCGCATTATCGTTACTTATGCCTACATTTTCTTTTCTAACCAGTCCAGCATACCTTACGATACACCTTCAACCCTGTTAGAATGCTCCCCTACCACTTACAGTAAACTGTAAATCCATAGCTTCGGTAATACGCTTATGCCCGATTATTATCCATGCTCGTCCGCTCGACTAGTGAGCTGTTACGCACTCTTTAAATGAATGGCTGCTTCCAAGCCAACATCCTAGCTGTCTGGGCAGACAAACCTCGTTCTTTCAACTTAGCGTATATTTGGGGACCTTAGCTGATGGTCTGGGTTCTTTCCCTCTCGGACTTGGACCTTAGCACCCAAGCCCTCACTGTTATGAAACATTATATAGCATTCGGAGTTTGTCAGGAATTGGTAGGCGGTGAAGCCCCCGCATCCAATCAGTAGCTCTACCTCTATATAACTTTATGCATAACGCTGCACCTAAATGCATTTCGGGGAGTACGAGCTATTTCCGAGTTTGATTGGCCTTTCACCCCTACCCACAGGTCATCCGAAGACTTTTCAACGTCAACCGGTTCGGTCCTCCACTGTGTGTTACCACAGCTTCAACCTGCCCATGGGTAGATCACACGGTTTCGCGTCTAACACTACTGACTAAAGCGCCCTATTCAGACTCGCTTTCGCTACGGATCCGTGGCTTAACCACTTAACCTTGCCAGCAACGTTAACTCGTAGGCTCATTATGCAAAAGGCACGCCGTCACCCCACGAAAGGG
This genomic window from Flavobacterium sp. 9 contains:
- a CDS encoding glucose-1-phosphate adenylyltransferase, whose amino-acid sequence is MKFKKKNVVAIILGGGQGSRLFPLTETRSKPAVPIGGKYRLVDIPISNCINSDIFKIFVLTQFNSASLNAHIKNTFNFSIFSQSFVDILAAEQTPDNPTWFQGTADAVRQCMPHFLKHEFDHALILSGDQLYQMDFNAMLEAHIAADAEISIATLPVNAKDAPEFGILKTDHENRIQAFIEKPNASLLPEWESEVSDQMREKGKKYLASMGIYIFNKSLLVDLMCNPETKDFGKEIIPEAVNKHKILSYQYEGYWTDIGNIESFFEANIGLTDDIPEFNLFDNENKIFTRPRLLPPSKFRNSIINQSLISEGCIINAKEIKRSVIGIRSRIGAGTVIENCYVMGNDFYQDLDEMHQESSDNKIHVGIGENCFIHNALVDKNVRIGNNVHISGGKHLDNFTNELYSIKDGIVVIKKGAILADNFRIE
- a CDS encoding glycogen synthase, which translates into the protein MEIFHISAECYPMAKVGGLADVVGALPKYQTNAGHQVRVVVPCYDTKFRKENEFECVHWGSVKLGNFNFPFSVLKETTDKLGYELYLIEINELFNRPNVYGYEDDIERFLSFQIATLDWILARKTVPDVINCHDHHTGVIPFMIKYAYKYESLANIKTVITIHNGLYQGWFGFDKLHYLPEFDLIHVGFLEWNNSLNSLAVGVKCANAVTTVSPSYLNEINISANGLEGLFNSVRYKSRGILNGIDIEVWDPSKDVMIAENYSIETFETGKQKNKEKLCEQFELDPTKPLFSFIGRLFEEKGGDLLPQASALALSENFENINILILGSGNSLIEEQLVQLRNDYNGNYNVFIGYNEELAHLIYAGSDYILMPSRVEPCGLNQMYALRYGTVPIVRRTGGLRDTVIDFGDDGNGICHDQASVGDICYSINRAVKLYDDKINFNKIVKKGMAIDHSWERVCQEYIEIYNLIIEKNEI
- a CDS encoding alpha/beta hydrolase gives rise to the protein MTKKATNPIKSLEIPQFIIISCKICAFISTKLVTSYAAKLFTTPIKHKIPKREFEMDQKSTQKTVYVPAINQSVVTYHYGQSDQKILLVHGWSGRGTQLFKIADELLKNGYSTISFDAPAHGKSKGKTTIMSEFIASILEIDKQYGPFEIAIGHSLGGMSVLNAIKDGLKVNKAIVIGSGDIVQDILDDFISKLGLKQEISDRLRDLFEDKYQVKMDDFSAYRAAQQVKIPVLVIHDNDDPEVSVKAGIHIHQQLENGTLYLTDGLGHRKILGNQNVIKKILEFIKTN
- the nth gene encoding endonuclease III; this encodes MDLFGETSNWETKLAPILDKYKGKKHPLEYQNTYQLLVMVVLSAQDSDANINKIAPALFEKYPTLNSLSKTDPETFIPYISKVRNYPTKAQWLLEIAKTIQNDKDIPLNMKELTALKGIGRKSANVILRETHKPAEGIIADLHVIRVAPRIGIIKEAKDGIKVEKDLMQVLPKNIWSEIGMAISFLGRETCRPKPKCEECIIADSCNYYLTEVI
- a CDS encoding nuclear transport factor 2 family protein, whose amino-acid sequence is MRVYVLLIALLFGLSVNAQKQDVQKTIESFFEGFHQKDTIKLKSVCSDKIILQSISESKTKGNKLSDESAKEFYNSIAAIPSNLKFNEKILSYNIQIDGSMAHVWAPYEFYLNDKLSHSGVNTFTLFKEKDSWKIIYLIDTRRK
- a CDS encoding DUF1569 domain-containing protein — encoded protein: MKNIFDKEVCNEFINRINKLTPESKALWGKMNVSQMLAHCNVSYEMVYDNIHPKPNAFFRFILKLLVKNKVIDDKPYARNNGTAPQFIIKGDRNFDIEKDRLIAYINKTEELGEKEFEGKESLSFGKLRAGEWNNMFSKHLEHHLSQFGV